A stretch of the Pedobacter sp. MC2016-14 genome encodes the following:
- a CDS encoding DUF3810 domain-containing protein, with protein sequence MNSKIRQLAITAFLALLLYLVGLSPALVEKLYVYGSYPITSAIQRFLSSFFPFSLGDFLYIILVGYALYSVINGVKKLSKTKKYFGGSSNKPLLIQPINFLLILYVTFKLLWGLNYVRLPIAEQLGISNEKYTTAQLVALGDYMTDRINKIQAERNPDTLIQHIYSITELETKAAASYKQLAAKNSFFKYNNPSLKPVLNSWLVTKIGLEGYYNPLSGEANANMMLNAANLPFVACHEISHQLGIAREDEANLIGYLVATASSDLDFKYSGNYCVLKNVLFEIGVKSPADYVRLRKKINAATLKDFKADKEFWRKYNSNMFGYMETTLDQFLKLNNQQKGVESYQDIVLWLYNIHKKALKLPSR encoded by the coding sequence ATGAATTCTAAAATACGCCAACTGGCTATTACAGCATTTTTGGCACTCCTGCTGTATTTGGTTGGCTTAAGCCCTGCCTTAGTAGAAAAACTATATGTGTATGGCTCCTATCCAATCACTTCTGCTATTCAGCGGTTTTTGAGTTCATTTTTCCCATTTTCGCTGGGGGATTTCCTGTACATCATCCTGGTAGGCTATGCGTTATATTCCGTAATCAATGGGGTAAAAAAGCTAAGTAAGACAAAAAAGTATTTTGGCGGCAGCTCTAATAAGCCGTTATTAATCCAACCCATCAACTTTTTATTAATCCTTTACGTCACTTTTAAACTATTATGGGGATTAAATTATGTCCGTTTACCTATTGCTGAGCAGTTGGGCATTAGCAACGAAAAGTACACTACTGCGCAACTGGTTGCTCTGGGAGATTACATGACTGATCGGATTAATAAGATTCAGGCAGAGCGAAATCCGGATACTTTAATTCAGCATATCTATAGTATAACGGAACTTGAAACTAAAGCAGCGGCATCTTATAAGCAACTAGCAGCTAAAAACAGCTTTTTCAAATACAATAATCCATCACTGAAACCTGTTTTAAACAGCTGGCTGGTCACAAAAATTGGATTAGAGGGATATTACAATCCTTTATCGGGAGAAGCAAACGCAAACATGATGCTCAATGCGGCCAACCTTCCTTTTGTAGCTTGTCATGAAATTTCCCATCAACTGGGTATTGCCAGGGAAGACGAAGCCAATCTGATTGGATACCTGGTTGCCACTGCAAGTTCTGATCTGGATTTCAAGTACTCTGGCAACTATTGTGTGCTTAAAAACGTACTTTTTGAAATTGGCGTAAAATCTCCGGCCGATTATGTACGACTGCGCAAAAAAATCAACGCAGCTACGCTTAAAGATTTTAAAGCAGACAAGGAGTTTTGGCGTAAATACAACAGCAACATGTTTGGATATATGGAAACTACGCTAGATCAATTTTTAAAACTGAACAACCAGCAGAAAGGTGTAGAGAGCTATCAGGATATTGTACTGTGGCTGTATAATATTCATAAAAAAGCGTTAAAACTACCCTCACGTTGA
- a CDS encoding dihydroorotase — MNSILIKAATLVNEGRIFIADVFIKDGFIEKIAPNIDIKADQEINAEGLHLLPGMIDDQVHFREPGLTHKADIFSESMAAVAGGITSYMEMPNTVPNTLTQDLLADKYAIAAEMSLANYSFFMGASNNNLEQVLKTDPKNVCGIKVFMGSSTGNMLVDNEVVLENIFKEAPILVATHCEDEQTIQHNLAVFKEKYGEDLTIDMHPLIRSAEACYKSSSLAVELAKRYQTRLHILHISTAKEILLFDNVTPLKDKRITAEACVHHLWFDDRDYATKGNWIKWNPAVKTEADKNAILKGVLDNYIDVIATDHAPHTIEEKEQSYSKAPSGGPLVQHALSALLEMYHQGKITLEKIVEKASHNVATCFQIEKRGFIREGYWADLVLVDLNDPVKVIKPNILYKCGWSPFEDQTFQSSIIYTLVSGNVAYNKGKFTTNETGKRLAFDR, encoded by the coding sequence AAAATAGCACCTAACATAGATATTAAGGCAGATCAGGAAATTAATGCCGAAGGTTTACACCTGCTGCCTGGGATGATAGATGACCAGGTACATTTCAGAGAACCCGGACTAACGCATAAAGCAGATATATTTTCTGAAAGCATGGCCGCAGTTGCTGGTGGTATTACTTCTTACATGGAAATGCCCAATACTGTTCCTAATACATTAACACAAGATTTGCTGGCAGATAAGTATGCTATAGCCGCAGAAATGTCTCTTGCAAACTATTCTTTTTTTATGGGTGCCTCCAACAACAACCTGGAGCAGGTTTTAAAAACAGACCCAAAAAATGTATGTGGAATAAAGGTTTTTATGGGATCATCTACCGGAAATATGCTGGTAGACAATGAAGTTGTACTCGAAAATATTTTTAAGGAGGCTCCAATCTTAGTTGCAACTCATTGCGAAGACGAGCAAACGATACAGCATAACCTGGCTGTATTTAAGGAAAAATATGGAGAGGATCTCACGATAGATATGCACCCGTTAATTCGTAGTGCCGAAGCTTGTTATAAATCATCTTCTTTGGCGGTAGAACTGGCAAAAAGATACCAGACAAGACTGCACATCCTGCACATTTCTACAGCAAAGGAGATACTATTATTTGACAATGTTACACCGCTAAAAGATAAAAGGATTACTGCAGAGGCTTGTGTACATCATTTATGGTTTGACGACCGTGATTATGCGACAAAAGGAAACTGGATTAAATGGAATCCGGCAGTTAAAACAGAAGCAGATAAGAATGCGATATTAAAAGGTGTGCTGGACAATTATATTGATGTGATTGCAACCGATCATGCTCCGCACACCATTGAAGAAAAAGAGCAATCTTACAGTAAGGCGCCTTCTGGCGGCCCTCTGGTACAACATGCTTTGTCTGCCTTGCTGGAAATGTATCATCAGGGAAAAATTACCTTAGAGAAGATTGTAGAGAAGGCTTCGCACAATGTTGCCACTTGCTTTCAGATTGAAAAAAGAGGATTCATTAGAGAAGGCTATTGGGCGGATCTTGTTTTAGTAGACCTGAATGATCCCGTAAAAGTTATTAAACCTAACATATTGTACAAATGCGGCTGGTCGCCTTTTGAAGATCAAACCTTTCAATCCTCCATCATCTACACCCTGGTTTCCGGAAATGTGGCTTACAATAAGGGTAAGTTTACCACAAATGAAACGGGTAAAAGATTGGCTTTTGACAGGTAA
- a CDS encoding YafY family protein, with amino-acid sequence MPINRNALIRYRTIDKCLQNCFKKWTLDDLIEACSDAIYEYQGIDTGVSKRTIQADIEMMRSNKLGYEAPIVVVDKKYYTYSDKDYSITNSPLNQQDMQVLTEVSDLLKQFKGFNHFTDLNEMVSKLEDKIYSQKTLSPPVIDFEKNENLKGLEWIEVIRKAIVVRKAICITYQSFKAREASTFCFSGYLLKEYRNRWFVLGMQHKRNSNIMNLALDRIQTIKEEEEPYRENKTIDLASYYNDVIGVTKTPGQRDCEVIFWIDEANAPYIITKPLHHTQKLLANEADGKIFSIQVILNFELERELLGFGSKIRVLGPRILVKQLKKQLTDAVAKYEST; translated from the coding sequence ATGCCTATAAATCGCAATGCGCTTATCCGTTATCGTACCATTGATAAATGTCTCCAAAATTGTTTTAAGAAATGGACGTTGGACGACCTGATAGAAGCCTGCAGTGATGCAATTTATGAATACCAGGGGATAGATACAGGTGTAAGCAAACGTACAATACAGGCTGATATTGAAATGATGCGCAGCAATAAGCTAGGCTATGAAGCGCCTATAGTGGTTGTAGATAAAAAGTACTATACATATAGCGATAAAGATTATAGCATCACCAATAGTCCGCTGAACCAGCAAGACATGCAGGTGCTTACGGAAGTATCAGACTTGTTGAAGCAATTTAAAGGATTTAACCATTTTACCGATTTAAATGAAATGGTGAGCAAGTTAGAAGATAAAATCTATTCTCAAAAAACACTTAGTCCGCCTGTAATTGATTTTGAGAAAAATGAGAATCTTAAGGGGCTGGAATGGATAGAGGTAATTCGAAAAGCTATAGTGGTTAGGAAAGCTATTTGTATCACTTATCAATCCTTTAAAGCCAGAGAAGCCAGTACTTTTTGTTTTAGTGGCTATTTGCTCAAAGAATATCGTAACCGTTGGTTTGTGCTTGGTATGCAGCATAAGAGAAATTCTAATATCATGAATTTGGCCTTGGATAGAATCCAAACTATAAAAGAAGAGGAGGAACCTTATCGGGAAAATAAGACGATAGACCTTGCCTCTTATTATAACGATGTGATAGGCGTTACAAAAACACCGGGACAGCGCGATTGCGAAGTTATATTTTGGATTGACGAGGCAAATGCGCCATATATCATCACCAAACCTTTGCACCATACTCAAAAGTTATTGGCAAATGAAGCTGATGGAAAGATATTTAGTATTCAAGTGATTCTTAATTTCGAACTGGAGCGTGAACTATTAGGCTTTGGTTCAAAAATTAGAGTACTAGGCCCAAGGATTCTGGTTAAGCAACTGAAAAAACAATTAACTGATGCCGTAGCAAAGTATGAATCAACGTGA